TCAATCGTGCTGGGCTTACCCGAGAACTTCTCGGCCAGCTCCATGGCACGGGACAATGTACGGTTGGCGACGATCACCTCTGCGGCACCGCTGCTGTACAGATGCTTCACCGTCAGCTCACTCATTTTGCCGGCGCCGAGAATGAGCACCCGCTTGCCGGTGAACATGCCGAAGATCCGCTTGCCGAGCTCCACAGCCGCGTAGCTGACCGACACCGCGCTTTCGCCGATGGAAGTCTCGCTATGCGCCCGCTTACCAAGCGTCACTGCCTGCTTGAACAGCCGGTTGAACCAGGTCCCGGTCACACCCTCCGCCTGGGCAGTCAAAAATGCACTGCGCACCTGTCCCAGAATCTGCGTCTCGCCGATGACCATGGAATCCAGACCGCAGGTTACGCGCAGCAGGTGGGCAATGGCCTGTTCGTCTTCATATATATACATATGCTGTGCAAAACTATCGCTTTTAACACCGAACCACTGCTCCATGTAGCTGCGGATGAAATACCCGCACATATGAAGGCGGTCCACGACCACATAAATTTCCGTCCGGTTACAGGTGGCGACCAGAACCCCTTCCAGAACGCTCTTCGTCTGCAGCAATTGATGAAGCGCAGCAGGCAGATCCTTCTCGGCAAAAGCGAACTGTTCCCTCACCTCTACGGGAGCCGTACGGTAATTCAGGCCAACGACGACAATATGCATCGCTTGTTCACCATCCTAATCTCTATTCATTGGTGTAGGCTCTGTTACTGCTTAGCAGCAGATATTAGTATCAATTTCACAAGATCTCAAATCGCTGTGTTAAGTATATCACATCAAAATACGGCATTTTACATAACCTTTGAACTATTTATGAATTACAGATAATAATTATTATAAATAAAAAGTTGGAAAAGCACCATGCTTTAGCATGAGTTATTTAGAGTTTATTTATGAATCCGCCACTTAACTGACTAATATCAAATCAAATAGAGTCACGTAACCTAACACAATGATGAAATATTGACACACTTTATTACGGATGATAGCATATAACAAATGATCTGAGTAATGTTTTATAACACAAATAACAAATCAACTCTGATTACCCCCTTCAAAAGTCACTTCCATGTCAGTTATCTTAATTATTTCTCTTGTATAAGCCCGTTAATGTGGAATGGGCGTATCTACAGGCAACCGTAAATTGCCCCAGGCTACAAGAGGCCAGACAAGACGCTGGAATCATCAGCAGAGAGCTTACGGCCAAGCCGGGCTTTTTCCTTCTGAGGTATTCTGTCTTGACTTAGGCCTCTTTCGTTCCTGGGGTTTTTGCCATCTATATAATAGAAGGAGTGAGGGCAATGAGTGCATCCTACGCACGGTTAAGTGAGTCGATCAGCCAGGCCAAGAATGTGAGGATCTACACCAATAAGGATACCGCCTATGACTTCAAGCTCTACCCCTTCGGAGAACGCGGAACGTACATCGCCCCCGAGCTGATCAGTGAGATTACGGATAGTCTGGCAGCGGCCATCACAGAGCAGTTCCCCGATTTCGATTACATCGTATCTCCTGAACCGGGAGGGCATACCTGGGGGATGCTGGCTGCTTACAAGCTAATGAAGCCGATGAATATCCTGCGCCTCAGCACGGAGCTGTATGAGAATTATGAGGTTAGTGTCCGGCGCGAGACGGCGTATAATGAGAATTATATATATTTTGACGGCTTCTCTTCCGGTGACCGTGTGCTGCTGCTGGATGATGTCATTAGTTCAGGGGCTACGATCCGCTGTATTGCCGGGCAGATGTCTGTTATGGGGATTGAGCTTGTAGGGGTGCAGGCGATACTGGCCAAAGGAGAGCACTATAAGCAGCTTGAAGCGGACATTGGAGTTCCCATACGGTTTCTATCCAAGGTATGAAGTGTATACATTTACAATCGCAGCATATCTGCAAAATATAGCAGGGGAGTGACAAGCCATGGCTTATTATTACGAGCAGCCTTCAAGAACCTTCAGTGAGTTCCTGCTGGTGCCCAGTCTGACCACCAAAGAATGCATCCCGGGAAATGTGAATCTTAGCACCCCGGTCACCAAATTCCGCCAAGGGGAAGCCCCGGCGCTGACGATGAACCTCCCGGTGACTTCGGCGGTCATGCAGGCCGTATCTGACCACAACATGGCAATTGCCCTGGCTAAAAGCGGTGGTATTTCCTTCATCTACGGCTCCCAGTCGATCGAACAGCAGGTAGAAATGGTCCGCCGGGTCAAAAAGTTCAAGGCCGGGTTCGTCCTCAGCGATTCCAATC
This genomic interval from Paenibacillus sp. FSL H8-0332 contains the following:
- a CDS encoding phosphoribosyltransferase, which codes for MSASYARLSESISQAKNVRIYTNKDTAYDFKLYPFGERGTYIAPELISEITDSLAAAITEQFPDFDYIVSPEPGGHTWGMLAAYKLMKPMNILRLSTELYENYEVSVRRETAYNENYIYFDGFSSGDRVLLLDDVISSGATIRCIAGQMSVMGIELVGVQAILAKGEHYKQLEADIGVPIRFLSKV
- the hemA gene encoding glutamyl-tRNA reductase, which codes for MHIVVVGLNYRTAPVEVREQFAFAEKDLPAALHQLLQTKSVLEGVLVATCNRTEIYVVVDRLHMCGYFIRSYMEQWFGVKSDSFAQHMYIYEDEQAIAHLLRVTCGLDSMVIGETQILGQVRSAFLTAQAEGVTGTWFNRLFKQAVTLGKRAHSETSIGESAVSVSYAAVELGKRIFGMFTGKRVLILGAGKMSELTVKHLYSSGAAEVIVANRTLSRAMELAEKFSGKPSTIDEALKSLDEVDIVISSTGADGYVLTAAQVAEGMKRRPSRPLFMIDIAVPRDIDPAAASVPDVFLYDIDDLEGIVESNLEMRRSEAAKIEVMIEDEMAEFQQWLKTLGVRPVIRALQDKSNGIYEDTMDSLFNKLPELDEHQRKVIRRLTKSIVNQMMHDPINVIKEMSGGKQGNEALEYFTQIFALQEQLDSGPAGSGAEPAKRSSAERVSGGEILVPGTVLTPAALLGG